A stretch of the Coprobacillus cateniformis genome encodes the following:
- a CDS encoding peptidase domain-containing ABC transporter, translating to MAQIHCIYQHDSNDCGPACISTICSYYGKKIPIAIIKQYAKTNLEGTSGKGMKIALAKLGLASRGKLLTTIDDNEKETLLLPCIACLKNTSSSLHFVIIYKISHKYLYVCDPLKGKRKILRESFPIEFTGHILEVIPTEKFEKNKNYYSTSFHVFKKLFNSELKLTLLIFFLSLIVTLLSILSILYNKILFDNIIPNGLSAQLPKIFITFASIIIISNIFSFMRQYFIFQYSKRLDEKLLLNLYKKTILLPFDFFANRQAGDILSRFDDAISIRETLSTVCISLIMDVVLSIGAGFILCYMNRTLFILTLFPILIYAFTVIVFRKIITRLNYENMKYNASLNSLLIEMISGIELIKSFCIENAFIHKITDNFKKMLSKGTKVACTISLQITIQEIVSHIFTLLVLTLGSYYIISQHMSIGTLMTFNTLLVYFFNPIEKILQLQNNFQKSIIAINRLTEIIELPTEFNNEEEIESIINGDIVIENLQFGYNTKYNVFENLNLIIPHNKKVAIIGKSGSGKTTLIRLIMRLYNYEKGHIYINHKNIIDFNKQSLRKIIGYVGQDSFFFSGSILENINLHHQNSMERVIEVCKMVKIHDFISSLPNTYMSQISENGRNFSAGQKQRLSLARAILLNPKILILDEATSNLDVETELEIDSVLSKLTSQMTVIMIAHRLSTISRCDQILFLENGQLVEHGSHEELLRLNKRYHELWIKREVIK from the coding sequence ATGGCCCAAATACATTGTATATATCAACACGATTCAAACGATTGTGGACCTGCTTGTATATCGACAATATGCAGTTATTATGGAAAAAAGATTCCTATTGCAATTATAAAACAATATGCAAAAACAAATTTAGAGGGAACTTCAGGAAAAGGAATGAAAATTGCTCTAGCAAAATTGGGTTTAGCCTCTAGAGGAAAACTTCTCACCACCATTGATGATAATGAAAAAGAAACTCTTCTACTACCTTGCATTGCATGTTTGAAAAACACAAGTTCTTCTCTTCATTTTGTGATTATTTACAAAATATCTCATAAGTACCTTTATGTTTGTGATCCACTCAAAGGTAAAAGAAAGATTTTAAGAGAATCTTTTCCTATAGAGTTTACTGGTCATATTCTTGAGGTTATCCCTACTGAAAAGTTTGAAAAAAACAAAAATTATTATTCTACATCATTTCATGTTTTTAAGAAATTATTTAATAGTGAATTAAAATTAACATTACTTATTTTTTTCTTATCATTAATTGTAACCTTACTCAGTATTTTATCAATTTTATACAACAAAATACTATTTGATAATATTATCCCAAACGGATTGAGTGCACAATTACCTAAAATTTTCATAACTTTTGCCTCTATAATTATCATCAGCAATATTTTCTCATTTATGAGACAGTACTTCATATTTCAATATTCAAAAAGACTCGATGAAAAACTCTTGCTAAATCTTTACAAAAAAACAATTCTGTTGCCTTTTGATTTTTTTGCCAATCGTCAGGCTGGCGATATTTTATCTAGATTTGATGATGCAATCAGTATCAGAGAAACATTATCAACAGTTTGTATATCTTTAATTATGGATGTTGTGCTTTCTATTGGTGCAGGTTTTATACTATGCTATATGAATAGGACTTTATTTATTCTTACTTTGTTTCCTATTCTTATTTATGCTTTCACTGTCATTGTATTTAGAAAAATAATTACAAGACTTAACTATGAAAATATGAAATATAACGCATCACTCAATTCCTTATTAATTGAAATGATATCTGGAATTGAACTTATCAAAAGTTTTTGTATTGAAAATGCCTTTATTCATAAAATAACAGATAACTTTAAAAAAATGTTATCTAAAGGTACAAAAGTAGCTTGTACAATTAGTCTCCAAATAACGATTCAAGAAATTGTAAGTCATATCTTTACTCTTTTAGTACTCACATTAGGTAGTTATTATATAATTAGTCAGCATATGAGCATTGGGACTTTAATGACGTTTAATACTTTACTTGTTTATTTCTTTAATCCCATTGAAAAGATACTTCAACTACAGAATAATTTTCAAAAATCAATAATTGCGATTAATAGACTTACTGAGATTATTGAGTTACCAACTGAATTCAACAATGAAGAAGAAATAGAAAGCATCATTAATGGTGATATAGTCATAGAAAACTTACAATTTGGTTATAACACTAAATATAATGTATTTGAAAATTTGAATCTAATTATTCCCCACAATAAAAAAGTAGCTATTATAGGAAAAAGTGGCTCAGGAAAAACAACTTTAATTAGACTTATTATGAGACTCTATAATTATGAAAAAGGGCATATTTATATTAATCATAAAAACATTATTGATTTTAATAAGCAATCTTTACGTAAAATCATAGGCTATGTAGGTCAAGACTCTTTCTTTTTCTCAGGATCTATCTTGGAAAATATTAATCTGCATCATCAAAATTCTATGGAACGTGTCATAGAGGTATGTAAAATGGTAAAAATTCATGATTTTATTTCCTCTCTCCCCAATACTTACATGAGCCAGATATCTGAAAATGGAAGAAACTTTTCTGCTGGTCAAAAACAAAGACTATCTTTAGCTAGAGCAATTCTTCTCAATCCTAAAATACTCATTTTGGATGAAGCAACTTCAAATTTAGATGTTGAAACAGAATTAGAAATAGATAGTGTTCTTTCCAAATTAACATCTCAAATGACTGTCATTATGATAGCACATAGATTAAGTACTATCTCTCGTTGCGATCAAATATTATTTCTTGAAAATGGTCAACTCGTTGAGCATGGATCTCATGAAGAATTATTACGTCTCAATAAACGATATCATGAACTATGGATCAAAAGAGAAGTCATAAAATAA
- a CDS encoding PadR family transcriptional regulator: MDELKSNPLTESTFYILLALASEPLHGYGIIKKVELLSENTIILAAGTLYGALENLKKSHLVDQMLIQDNSRRKVYQITDTGLEVLSHDYLRMKKLCLIAESILKKGEK; this comes from the coding sequence GTGGATGAATTGAAATCTAATCCTTTAACTGAATCGACGTTCTATATACTTCTTGCATTAGCAAGTGAACCATTACATGGGTATGGCATTATCAAAAAGGTTGAGCTCTTAAGTGAAAATACTATTATCCTTGCGGCAGGAACTCTCTATGGAGCACTAGAGAATTTAAAAAAATCTCATCTTGTAGATCAAATGTTGATTCAGGATAACTCAAGGCGTAAAGTGTACCAAATAACTGATACTGGATTAGAAGTTTTATCTCATGATTATTTACGAATGAAAAAATTATGTTTGATTGCAGAAAGCATTTTAAAAAAAGGAGAGAAATAA
- a CDS encoding DUF2812 domain-containing protein, whose product MLRIKPYLGSKSTEDYLNKKAQKGYELESITSFGLFVPLRLDAYSFKKTLKTKRVYRVDSRKIKKEDFKEYQQIFMDDGWKYFKNNFANDEYNSDYIFYSEDSTKNQIFSDPESEKLRNKENAASSLYKGIFLFMVFLFFSIIFPAPLAGNNSTIIGFIFHNIYIIVAIFIIITSLIRYFKNR is encoded by the coding sequence ATGTTAAGAATCAAACCATATCTAGGTAGTAAGTCAACAGAGGATTACTTAAATAAAAAAGCTCAGAAAGGATATGAACTAGAAAGTATTACTTCTTTTGGATTGTTTGTTCCATTACGATTGGATGCATATAGTTTCAAAAAAACATTAAAAACCAAGAGAGTATATAGAGTAGACAGTAGAAAGATTAAGAAAGAAGACTTTAAAGAGTATCAACAGATTTTTATGGATGATGGATGGAAATATTTTAAGAATAATTTTGCAAACGATGAATATAATAGTGACTATATATTTTATTCAGAAGATTCAACTAAGAATCAAATCTTTTCTGATCCTGAATCAGAAAAGTTAAGAAATAAGGAAAACGCAGCATCAAGTTTATATAAAGGAATATTCTTATTCATGGTATTTCTATTTTTCTCAATCATATTTCCAGCACCACTTGCTGGAAACAATAGTACCATAATTGGATTTATATTTCATAATATCTATATAATAGTAGCTATTTTCATTATAATAACCTCGCTAATAAGATATTTTAAAAACAGGTAA
- a CDS encoding MerR family transcriptional regulator — protein MRIKEVMNKYKVTRKALLLYEERGLIQPDRELSGYRDYRLVDIEVLKKIILLRKMEFSLDEIENIIIYNNKELILNKKNEYEKEAHFIETKKLYLDYIHDVIIGEYEIDEAIDAIDDTLKLYDENKYDDMIHFDYQRDTIAVMWLTSLFIAVSSGRIYLMISSVIMGIVAIIMSLRSVRKFFLYLPVKRIVGVLLILSGLLGTLIFMYKDNNMKNNLMTMCSTMAFMFGFSFFSEIRTFFKKYQNIFSTLFFFCGLLIIGVLIYFNIESPIYLVFISLAIGFITLGIVYNSMVRKIFFEIFLDFF, from the coding sequence ATGAGAATAAAGGAAGTTATGAATAAATATAAGGTAACGCGAAAAGCACTCCTTTTATATGAAGAAAGAGGTCTTATTCAACCAGATAGAGAGTTATCGGGATACAGAGATTATCGATTAGTTGATATAGAAGTGTTAAAGAAAATTATATTGCTACGAAAAATGGAATTCTCTTTGGATGAGATTGAAAATATTATTATTTATAATAACAAAGAGTTAATTTTGAATAAGAAAAATGAATATGAAAAAGAGGCACATTTCATTGAAACAAAGAAATTATATCTTGACTATATTCATGATGTTATTATAGGTGAGTATGAAATAGATGAAGCTATAGATGCTATAGATGATACTTTAAAGTTATATGATGAAAATAAATATGATGATATGATTCATTTTGATTATCAAAGAGATACAATTGCAGTGATGTGGTTAACATCACTGTTTATCGCAGTATCATCTGGAAGAATTTATTTAATGATATCTTCAGTTATTATGGGAATTGTGGCAATTATTATGAGTTTGAGAAGTGTAAGAAAGTTCTTTTTATACTTGCCTGTCAAAAGAATTGTAGGAGTATTGTTAATTCTAAGTGGCTTGCTTGGCACTCTTATCTTTATGTATAAAGATAATAATATGAAGAATAATTTAATGACAATGTGTAGTACAATGGCGTTTATGTTTGGATTTAGTTTCTTTAGTGAAATAAGAACTTTCTTTAAAAAGTATCAAAATATCTTCTCAACGCTTTTCTTTTTTTGTGGACTTCTTATTATTGGAGTATTAATATATTTCAATATAGAAAGCCCAATATATTTAGTTTTTATTTCATTAGCAATTGGTTTTATAACTTTAGGAATTGTGTATAATTCTATGGTGAGGAAGATTTTTTTTGAAATATTTTTAGATTTCTTTTAA
- a CDS encoding phosphatase PAP2 family protein, with protein sequence MMSIHVAIVAIINQIMKILIARPRPDVLPLVIERGFSFPSAHAMVSFILYGMIAYFFWNKKKIISLLLFFVILLIGVSRIYLGVHYTSDVIGGYLFSFAYLNTVFIFMKNHKWLSYT encoded by the coding sequence ATGATGAGTATACATGTTGCAATTGTCGCAATTATCAATCAAATTATGAAAATTCTTATAGCAAGACCAAGACCAGATGTCCTACCATTGGTAATAGAACGTGGATTTAGTTTTCCTTCTGCTCATGCAATGGTTTCATTCATTTTATATGGAATGATCGCGTATTTCTTTTGGAATAAAAAGAAAATCATTTCGCTTCTTTTATTTTTTGTCATATTATTAATTGGAGTTTCACGTATATACTTAGGTGTTCATTATACTAGCGATGTCATTGGTGGATATTTATTTTCGTTTGCTTACTTAAATACAGTATTCATTTTTATGAAAAATCATAAATGGCTTTCTTATACATAA
- the epsC gene encoding serine O-acetyltransferase EpsC — MNKSLVGRVLEMDPAARNRFNVILNYPGVHAMFFFRINHFLWSIHLKILARFLSQIARFLTGIEIHPGATIGKRFFIDHGMGVVVGETTVIGDDCILYQGVTLGGVGTGEHKVKRHPTLCNNVMISAGAKIIGDVTIGDNSIVGASSVVLKDVPPNCTVVGVPGKIVKENGIRVDKEL, encoded by the coding sequence ATGAATAAAAGTTTAGTAGGGCGTGTTTTAGAGATGGATCCAGCCGCAAGGAATAGATTTAATGTTATATTAAATTATCCTGGTGTTCATGCTATGTTTTTCTTCCGTATTAACCATTTTCTTTGGTCTATTCATTTAAAGATATTAGCACGTTTTTTAAGTCAAATAGCACGTTTTTTGACTGGCATTGAGATTCATCCAGGTGCAACAATTGGAAAAAGATTTTTTATCGATCATGGGATGGGTGTTGTAGTAGGGGAAACAACAGTTATTGGAGATGATTGTATTTTATATCAAGGTGTCACATTGGGTGGTGTTGGAACTGGTGAACATAAAGTGAAGAGACATCCAACGTTATGTAATAATGTAATGATATCAGCAGGAGCTAAAATTATTGGTGATGTGACAATTGGAGATAATAGTATCGTAGGTGCTTCATCTGTTGTGCTTAAAGATGTTCCACCAAATTGTACAGTTGTTGGTGTTCCAGGTAAAATCGTAAAAGAAAATGGTATTAGAGTTGATAAAGAATTATAA
- a CDS encoding MATE family efflux transporter: MATNNRLGHEKISKLLFALAIPSIIAQLVNILYNIVDRIYIGQMTDGTSAMAALSVALPILTFITAFTQLVGIGGAPLCAIKLGEQRKDKAEEIMTNSFVLLIVVGILLTIVVLIWQEPLLLLFGANEETLSQAISYISIYALGTIFVQITLGMNAYINTQGFAKTGMCTVVIGAIFNIVLDPIFIFWLDMGVAGAALATIISQGVSAVWVLIFLFGKKSTIKIRKQYLKPNWHICLSIMALGISPFVQTATESLLQISFNNQLLIYGGTMAVATMAILMSLWQFITLPLQGLCQGAQPIMSYNYGAKNYTRVRNTFKLVMKVCLGFAFIASGTVMLFSEFFVSIFSNDAQTIVFSSWALRVFLIGSGMFGAQIACQQSFMALGQAKVSVWMAITRKIILLIPLIYIFPYLLGGSSLATSIAGPIASMVHDGSRVFAVLFAEPVSDILAAIITTFMFIRFYKKELKQPDQIIED; this comes from the coding sequence ATGGCTACTAACAATAGATTAGGACATGAAAAAATATCAAAATTATTATTTGCATTAGCGATACCATCAATAATTGCACAACTTGTGAATATTTTATATAACATTGTTGATCGTATATATATTGGACAGATGACTGATGGAACATCAGCAATGGCTGCTTTGTCAGTTGCATTGCCAATTCTTACTTTTATTACTGCGTTTACTCAATTAGTGGGAATTGGAGGTGCACCTTTATGTGCAATTAAATTGGGTGAACAAAGAAAAGATAAAGCAGAAGAAATTATGACCAATAGTTTTGTATTATTGATTGTTGTAGGTATTCTTTTAACGATTGTTGTCCTTATTTGGCAAGAACCATTATTACTGTTATTTGGTGCAAATGAAGAAACATTATCACAAGCCATTTCATATATTAGTATATATGCATTGGGAACAATTTTTGTTCAGATTACCTTGGGCATGAATGCATATATTAACACACAAGGATTTGCTAAGACAGGAATGTGTACTGTTGTGATTGGAGCAATCTTTAATATCGTTTTAGATCCTATATTTATTTTTTGGTTAGATATGGGAGTTGCTGGTGCAGCTTTAGCAACGATTATATCTCAAGGTGTTTCTGCTGTATGGGTTTTGATTTTCTTGTTTGGGAAAAAGAGTACTATTAAAATTAGAAAACAATATTTAAAACCAAATTGGCATATTTGTTTATCTATAATGGCTTTGGGAATATCACCATTTGTTCAAACTGCAACTGAGAGTTTGTTACAAATATCATTTAATAATCAGCTATTGATATACGGAGGAACGATGGCTGTTGCAACAATGGCAATACTTATGAGTCTGTGGCAATTTATTACGTTGCCATTACAGGGGTTATGTCAAGGGGCACAACCCATAATGAGTTATAATTATGGAGCTAAAAACTATACTCGTGTAAGAAATACTTTTAAGTTAGTTATGAAAGTCTGTTTAGGTTTTGCTTTTATTGCAAGTGGAACTGTTATGTTATTCTCTGAATTCTTTGTATCTATTTTTTCAAATGATGCACAAACAATTGTTTTCTCATCTTGGGCATTACGTGTCTTTTTAATTGGATCAGGTATGTTTGGTGCCCAAATTGCCTGTCAGCAGTCATTTATGGCATTGGGTCAAGCAAAAGTATCAGTTTGGATGGCTATTACAAGAAAAATTATTTTATTAATTCCATTGATTTATATTTTTCCATATCTTTTGGGTGGCAGTTCTTTAGCAACATCAATAGCAGGACCTATTGCCTCAATGGTTCATGATGGATCACGTGTTTTTGCTGTATTGTTTGCTGAACCTGTATCAGATATCTTAGCTGCAATTATTACCACATTTATGTTTATTCGTTTCTATAAGAAAGAGTTAAAACAACCTGATCAAATCATTGAAGACTAA
- a CDS encoding phosphatase PAP2 family protein, giving the protein MKKFLSQYKHAWVFLYFIFYLPWYFGLQLRGDSGFHDVYTMIDQATPFITWFIYPYVYWFLFVAGTIAYLFFRHKKEFYQCVAFLFIGMTICLIIFTIYPTSYNHRPDVIEGSALSTFLVNFIYTADKSQNVFPSIHVYNSIGCAIALIKCYDFRNSITMKIFASTSAILITLSTMFIKQHSVLDAVSAGILAIILYILIYKVDIFKINQRVDAE; this is encoded by the coding sequence ATGAAAAAATTCTTATCTCAATATAAACATGCATGGGTTTTTCTCTATTTCATCTTTTATTTGCCATGGTATTTTGGCTTGCAATTAAGAGGAGATAGTGGATTTCATGATGTTTATACTATGATAGATCAAGCAACCCCATTTATAACATGGTTCATATATCCTTATGTTTATTGGTTTCTTTTTGTTGCAGGAACAATTGCATATTTGTTTTTTAGACATAAAAAAGAATTCTATCAATGTGTTGCTTTCCTTTTTATAGGAATGACGATTTGTTTAATTATTTTTACAATATATCCAACCAGTTATAACCATAGACCAGATGTTATAGAAGGAAGTGCACTTTCCACTTTTTTGGTTAACTTTATTTATACTGCTGATAAAAGTCAAAATGTTTTTCCAAGCATACATGTTTATAATTCTATAGGCTGTGCAATTGCATTGATAAAATGTTATGATTTTAGAAATTCTATAACAATGAAAATATTTGCCAGTACATCAGCTATCTTAATTACATTATCAACAATGTTTATTAAACAGCATTCTGTTTTAGATGCTGTGTCGGCAGGAATTTTAGCTATTATATTATATATTCTGATTTATAAAGTCGATATTTTTAAAATCAATCAACGAGTTGATGCGGAGTAG
- a CDS encoding glycosyltransferase family 2 protein, with protein sequence MKYLSIAIPCYNSQDYMAKAIESCLILKDDVEVIIVDDGSKDETACIGDEYAARYPETIKCVHQENGGHGQAVNTGLKNATGLYFKVLDSDDWFDQSALVKVLETIKMLHEQDEDIDMLIANYVYEKPSENKSSVIKYTNALPQNRRFRWYDVKRFYPQQNLLMHSVIYRTQLLRNCNLELPKHTFYVDNLFVYQPLPYVTTLYYLNVDLYRYYIGREDQSVNEKVMISRIDQQIKVNKMMVDCCDVMNLKSRKLRNYMVKYLTMITTVSTVLLVKSGTPEHLQKKEELWEYLRKQNPELYKAVKHTLLGSFMEMDSLVGKKVLTTGYAISRKLFGFN encoded by the coding sequence ATGAAATATTTATCTATAGCCATTCCTTGTTATAATTCACAAGATTATATGGCAAAAGCAATTGAATCATGTTTAATCTTAAAAGATGATGTAGAAGTTATTATTGTTGATGATGGATCAAAAGATGAAACGGCATGTATTGGTGATGAATATGCTGCTCGTTATCCTGAAACAATTAAATGTGTTCATCAAGAAAATGGTGGGCATGGACAAGCTGTGAATACTGGTCTTAAAAATGCAACAGGCTTATATTTTAAAGTTTTAGACAGTGATGATTGGTTTGATCAATCAGCATTAGTAAAAGTTTTGGAAACGATTAAAATGTTACATGAGCAAGATGAAGATATTGATATGCTTATTGCTAACTATGTCTATGAAAAGCCTAGTGAAAATAAATCAAGTGTGATAAAATATACAAATGCTTTACCACAAAATAGAAGATTTAGATGGTATGATGTCAAACGCTTCTATCCACAACAGAATTTGCTTATGCACAGTGTTATCTATCGTACTCAATTATTAAGAAACTGCAATTTAGAACTGCCTAAACATACTTTCTATGTAGATAATTTATTTGTTTATCAACCATTACCATATGTAACAACACTCTATTATTTGAATGTTGATTTGTATCGTTATTATATTGGAAGAGAAGATCAATCAGTTAATGAAAAAGTCATGATTTCGCGTATTGATCAGCAAATAAAAGTGAATAAAATGATGGTTGATTGTTGCGATGTTATGAATTTAAAGAGTCGTAAATTACGTAATTATATGGTTAAATATTTGACAATGATAACGACTGTTTCAACAGTTTTACTAGTAAAATCAGGAACACCGGAACATTTACAAAAGAAAGAAGAACTTTGGGAGTATTTAAGGAAACAAAATCCAGAATTATATAAAGCTGTTAAGCATACACTTTTAGGTTCGTTTATGGAAATGGATAGCTTAGTTGGAAAAAAAGTATTAACAACAGGATATGCAATTTCAAGAAAGTTATTTGGATTTAACTAA
- the glf gene encoding UDP-galactopyranose mutase encodes MIMTRGEKVDTLIIGCGFAGGVVARVLAERGEKVKIIEKRNHIGGNCYDEYDEYGVLVHKYGPHIFHTNNKEVFDFLSRFTKWYDYQHEVVGDVYGKIIPIPFNLNTLMIVFGEERGQSLKQELIDTYGENARVPILELQKSSSKGIQEVAQYVYENIFLKYTMKQWNQKPEEVDQSVTARVPVLISYDNRYFQDTYQGMPEEGYTKLFEKMLDHENIEIELGKDAKNLISFDFDNRKIYYQGQEFLGHIIFTGAIDEFFDNCLGQLPYRSLRFDFEHYSQDDYQGHGVVNYTVSEDYTRITEFKYLTGQKISGTTIIKEYPEVYKDNRQVPYYAILSPENKAMHQKYADMVKPFCRFHLLGRLAQYKYYNIDGIVEEALALTKQL; translated from the coding sequence ATGATAATGACTAGAGGTGAGAAAGTGGATACTTTAATTATAGGATGCGGTTTTGCAGGTGGAGTCGTTGCTCGGGTTTTAGCAGAACGTGGAGAGAAAGTGAAAATTATTGAGAAAAGAAATCATATTGGTGGAAACTGTTATGATGAGTATGATGAATATGGTGTACTTGTTCATAAGTATGGTCCACATATTTTTCATACCAATAATAAGGAAGTTTTTGATTTTTTATCAAGATTTACGAAATGGTATGATTATCAGCACGAAGTTGTTGGTGATGTTTATGGTAAGATTATTCCTATACCATTTAATTTGAATACATTAATGATTGTTTTTGGTGAAGAAAGAGGACAATCTTTAAAGCAGGAATTAATTGATACATATGGGGAAAATGCGAGAGTTCCTATACTAGAACTTCAAAAAAGTTCTTCAAAAGGAATTCAAGAGGTTGCACAGTATGTTTATGAAAATATTTTCTTAAAATATACAATGAAACAGTGGAATCAAAAGCCTGAAGAAGTTGATCAAAGTGTGACAGCACGTGTTCCTGTTTTGATTTCTTATGATAATCGTTATTTCCAGGATACATATCAAGGTATGCCAGAAGAAGGTTATACGAAGTTATTTGAAAAGATGTTGGATCATGAAAATATTGAAATAGAGTTAGGAAAAGATGCTAAAAATTTAATATCTTTTGATTTTGATAATCGAAAGATTTATTATCAAGGTCAAGAGTTTTTAGGTCATATTATTTTTACAGGTGCAATTGATGAGTTTTTTGATAATTGTTTAGGTCAATTACCATATCGTTCATTACGCTTTGATTTTGAACATTATTCACAAGATGATTATCAAGGTCATGGTGTTGTTAATTATACTGTAAGTGAAGACTATACCAGAATTACTGAATTTAAATATTTAACGGGGCAAAAGATATCTGGGACAACTATTATTAAAGAGTATCCTGAAGTTTATAAAGATAATCGACAAGTTCCTTATTATGCTATTTTGAGTCCTGAAAATAAGGCTATGCATCAAAAGTATGCGGACATGGTTAAGCCATTTTGCCGTTTTCATTTGTTAGGAAGATTAGCTCAATATAAGTATTACAATATTGATGGAATTGTTGAGGAAGCACTTGCTTTAACAAAACAATTATAG
- a CDS encoding GNAT family N-acetyltransferase gives MKIRIATSKDAKSIQKIYAYYVQNTNITFEYDAPNFEEIERRINNTLHQYPYLVAIENGEVIGYAYASRYSARKAFDWDCELSIYIKDGLSRKGCGTRLYKTLLSLLKKMNVKNVYACITHPNANSERFHEVFGFQVVGIFQNCGYKFKKWHDVVWLEKKIGDYHEVSEFIPFSALSSTEIELSLND, from the coding sequence ATGAAAATAAGAATAGCAACATCCAAAGATGCAAAAAGTATTCAGAAAATCTATGCTTACTATGTTCAAAATACAAATATTACTTTTGAATATGATGCACCAAACTTTGAAGAAATAGAGAGAAGAATAAATAACACATTACATCAATATCCATATCTTGTGGCTATTGAGAATGGTGAAGTGATTGGATATGCGTATGCATCACGTTATAGTGCCCGTAAAGCTTTTGATTGGGATTGTGAGTTATCCATATATATTAAAGATGGGTTATCACGAAAAGGATGTGGGACAAGGCTTTATAAGACTTTATTGAGTTTATTGAAGAAGATGAATGTTAAAAATGTTTATGCTTGTATTACGCATCCAAATGCTAACAGTGAAAGATTTCATGAAGTTTTTGGTTTTCAAGTTGTTGGTATTTTTCAAAATTGTGGATATAAGTTTAAAAAATGGCATGATGTTGTATGGTTAGAAAAAAAGATTGGTGATTATCATGAAGTCTCTGAATTTATTCCTTTTTCTGCCTTATCATCAACAGAAATTGAATTATCTTTGAACGATTGA
- a CDS encoding thermonuclease family protein → MKKKNLKKMKKQIAGALTVLFLAIAQFVYTEYFAPKPSSPERQIVTLDKCVDGDTAWFKISGERVKSRFLYIDTPESTNKKEYMGKEASEYTKNQLQNASSIEIEFNADGDQYDKYDRALLWVFVDGQLLQEKIARAGFVKKYYDYGYDYKYKDIIIKADEEARKEKVGLYQ, encoded by the coding sequence ATGAAGAAAAAAAATCTTAAAAAAATGAAAAAGCAAATTGCTGGGGCTCTCACTGTTTTATTTCTAGCTATTGCTCAATTTGTTTATACTGAATACTTTGCTCCAAAACCAAGTTCACCAGAACGTCAAATTGTGACATTAGATAAGTGTGTAGATGGTGATACAGCTTGGTTTAAGATCTCAGGAGAACGTGTAAAATCTCGTTTTCTTTATATTGATACACCTGAATCAACAAATAAAAAAGAGTATATGGGAAAAGAAGCTAGTGAGTATACAAAAAATCAACTTCAAAATGCATCAAGTATAGAAATAGAATTTAATGCTGATGGGGATCAATATGATAAATATGATCGCGCATTGTTATGGGTTTTTGTAGATGGACAACTTTTACAGGAAAAAATAGCAAGAGCAGGTTTTGTAAAGAAATACTATGATTATGGATATGATTATAAATATAAAGATATAATTATTAAAGCAGATGAAGAAGCTCGAAAAGAAAAAGTCGGCTTATATCAATAG